A DNA window from Paenibacillus sp. HWE-109 contains the following coding sequences:
- a CDS encoding fumarylacetoacetate hydrolase family protein gives MKLLQFYHLLDANKTVQVGVLIRESTVIQLNVNGNMRDFISNLASSTICRKDIEQQIEHAKVIYELNEIKLLSPLTNPEKIICIGLNYYDHVIESKMEVPKKPVLFPKYNNCIVGNNDIVWIPEEVQQCDYEVELAVVIGKAAKQVPLEKAMDYVFGYTVLNDVSARDIQLNEPQWTRGKTIDTFAPMGPWIVTVDEIPDPQQLSISLTLNGNVMQLSNTKELIFNVPYLISFLSNTITLQPGDIISTGTPPGVGMGKNPQVWLKHGDVTEATIEGIGTLRNRFISRK, from the coding sequence ATGAAGCTGCTACAATTTTATCATTTATTAGATGCCAATAAAACTGTACAAGTTGGGGTTTTAATTCGCGAATCAACCGTTATTCAATTGAATGTAAATGGAAATATGCGTGACTTTATCAGTAATCTTGCCTCTTCCACAATCTGCAGAAAAGATATAGAGCAGCAAATCGAGCATGCCAAGGTGATATACGAGCTTAATGAAATAAAGCTGTTATCCCCTTTAACCAATCCAGAAAAAATCATTTGTATTGGACTGAATTACTATGATCACGTTATTGAATCTAAAATGGAGGTACCGAAGAAACCCGTGCTTTTCCCTAAATACAACAACTGTATCGTTGGAAATAATGATATTGTCTGGATACCCGAAGAAGTTCAACAGTGTGATTACGAAGTAGAACTGGCCGTTGTGATCGGCAAAGCAGCAAAACAGGTACCCTTAGAAAAAGCGATGGACTATGTATTCGGTTATACGGTTTTGAATGACGTAAGTGCTCGGGATATTCAATTGAATGAACCGCAGTGGACTCGTGGCAAAACGATCGATACGTTTGCCCCAATGGGGCCCTGGATCGTAACAGTTGACGAGATTCCTGATCCGCAACAACTATCTATTTCTTTAACTTTAAACGGGAATGTCATGCAGTTATCAAATACAAAAGAGCTGATCTTTAACGTGCCTTATTTAATTTCGTTCCTATCGAATACCATTACGTTGCAACCGGGGGATATCATTAGTACGGGCACGCCTCCAGGAGTCGGAATGGGCAAAAATCCGCAGGTATGGCTGAAGCATGGTGACGTTACTGAAGCAACAATTGAAGGGATTGGCACATTACGTAACAGGTTCATATCTAGAAAATAA
- a CDS encoding SDR family NAD(P)-dependent oxidoreductase, translated as MSWHDKVVIVTGGGSGIGQAVCLQAARKGARVVVVNRTAEKGEHVAQLIIDEGFEAIALQGDVSSEADIQRVVAETISRYGKIDVLVNNAAVCPQVRLTELCLEQWNHVISSNLTSVFLFCKEVIPHMLQAGGGNIVNVSSVHALGTLEGYSAYAASKGGIVSLTRAISLDYAKQNIRVNSVLPGAVHTPMLEASIKNLDTPKEQIMNSWKESQPMGRVGTPDEIAEVILFAASQENSFMTGATLVSDGGMTAEL; from the coding sequence ATGAGTTGGCATGATAAAGTAGTGATTGTAACGGGAGGAGGAAGCGGCATAGGTCAAGCCGTTTGTCTTCAAGCTGCCAGAAAAGGGGCTCGTGTTGTTGTCGTAAATCGAACAGCGGAAAAAGGGGAGCATGTTGCCCAATTAATCATCGACGAAGGGTTTGAAGCGATTGCACTGCAGGGCGATGTTTCCTCTGAAGCGGATATCCAGAGAGTCGTTGCGGAGACGATAAGCAGATACGGAAAAATTGACGTTTTAGTAAACAATGCAGCGGTGTGCCCTCAGGTGCGATTGACGGAATTATGCTTGGAACAATGGAATCATGTTATTTCAAGTAACTTGACCTCTGTATTTTTATTTTGTAAAGAGGTGATTCCTCATATGCTGCAAGCCGGCGGAGGCAACATCGTCAATGTCAGTTCTGTTCATGCCTTAGGTACATTGGAAGGCTATTCAGCTTATGCAGCCTCCAAAGGAGGGATCGTATCTTTAACCCGTGCGATTTCGCTCGATTATGCCAAACAAAATATTAGAGTCAATTCAGTTCTCCCTGGGGCTGTCCACACGCCTATGCTAGAAGCCAGCATTAAGAATTTGGATACGCCAAAGGAACAAATTATGAATAGCTGGAAAGAGTCCCAACCTATGGGTCGTGTGGGAACCCCGGATGAAATCGCGGAAGTGATCCTTTTCGCGGCAAGTCAAGAAAACTCATTTATGACAGGGGCCACCTTGGTTTCTGACGGCGGCATGACAGCAGAATTGTGA
- the sigK gene encoding RNA polymerase sporulation sigma factor SigK, which translates to MVVIFLKGRILFTLLRVHNLKKFDNTGEDLEDLISIWTIGLIKAIESFSPNKGTKLATFAARCIENEILMHLRSLKKTRKDVSLNDPIGTDKEGNEITLIDILGSEADDVVDAVQLKIEKSKIYKNLEILDEREKEVVVGRFGLELGGEERTQREIAKELGISRSYVSRLEERALMKLYHPPF; encoded by the coding sequence TTGGTAGTCATCTTTCTAAAAGGAAGGATTCTATTTACGTTGCTTCGTGTCCATAACCTCAAAAAATTCGATAACACAGGGGAAGATTTGGAAGATTTGATCTCCATCTGGACGATCGGACTGATTAAGGCAATTGAATCATTTTCGCCGAATAAGGGCACGAAGCTGGCGACTTTTGCAGCACGTTGTATCGAGAATGAGATCCTCATGCATCTGCGCTCCTTGAAGAAAACACGTAAAGACGTATCCTTGAACGACCCGATCGGAACAGACAAAGAGGGGAACGAGATTACGCTCATCGACATCCTCGGCAGCGAGGCGGACGATGTGGTAGATGCGGTACAGCTGAAAATAGAGAAATCAAAGATATATAAGAATTTGGAGATATTGGATGAGCGGGAGAAGGAAGTTGTGGTTGGGCGGTTTGGATTGGAGTTAGGCGGGGAAGAGCGGACGCAGCGGGAGATTGCGAAGGAGCTGGGGATTTCGCGTTCGTATGTGTCGCGGCTTGAGGAGCGGGCGCTCATGAAGCTGTATCACCCCCCCTTCTGA
- a CDS encoding nucleotidyltransferase domain-containing protein, whose amino-acid sequence MNEMKGFQKPWFIAGGWVVDIALGRVTREHDDIDICIYREDVKEALRYFEGWDIKVAVPGENRLVDYEQLNDLSLPRYCLHLFREKDFIEVLLTERKENNVLFRKNKEITMSITDFALKDRDGRPYVNPVWQLLFKSLSPRDKDNDDFISCLSIMNDQQKQWLTKGLRIMKPESKWIQRLSV is encoded by the coding sequence ATGAATGAAATGAAAGGTTTTCAGAAGCCTTGGTTTATAGCTGGTGGTTGGGTAGTCGATATTGCATTGGGTAGAGTAACAAGAGAGCATGATGATATCGATATTTGTATTTACCGTGAGGATGTTAAAGAAGCTCTTCGGTATTTCGAAGGATGGGATATTAAAGTCGCAGTACCAGGTGAAAATAGACTTGTTGACTATGAGCAGTTAAACGACTTATCACTGCCAAGATACTGTCTACATCTTTTCAGAGAAAAGGATTTTATAGAAGTTTTGCTTACTGAACGTAAAGAGAATAACGTTCTATTCCGAAAAAATAAAGAAATAACGATGAGTATAACTGATTTTGCCCTCAAAGATCGTGATGGTAGACCTTATGTTAATCCTGTATGGCAGTTGCTGTTTAAAAGTTTGAGTCCAAGAGACAAAGATAATGATGATTTCATCAGTTGTCTTTCGATTATGAATGATCAGCAGAAGCAATGGCTCACAAAAGGATTACGTATAATGAAGCCTGAATCAAAATGGATACAGAGACTTTCGGTTTGA
- a CDS encoding VOC family protein: MSEQTMGVQVEHKRLLGKTIQVRLVSDLRKSQEYYRDMLGCRVDDWGHAERDDMIFILQQAASVEDIKPNVASKKRSNYPTEWEGPEYGWDTFVHIGWDDLDTYIEEVRGKGAKITIEPFIGSHGGSEFKNAYLLDPDGYSIVLGAMRIVDPSRVTGI; encoded by the coding sequence ATGAGCGAACAGACAATGGGTGTGCAAGTTGAACATAAGAGATTGCTGGGAAAAACGATCCAGGTTAGGCTCGTCTCGGATCTAAGAAAATCGCAAGAATATTACAGGGATATGCTCGGATGCAGAGTTGATGATTGGGGACACGCTGAACGGGATGACATGATATTTATACTACAGCAGGCAGCATCGGTCGAGGATATTAAACCGAATGTGGCTTCCAAAAAACGTTCAAATTACCCGACCGAGTGGGAAGGTCCGGAATATGGATGGGACACGTTTGTACATATCGGATGGGATGACCTTGATACTTACATAGAAGAAGTGCGTGGGAAAGGCGCAAAAATCACAATCGAACCGTTCATTGGTTCACATGGTGGCTCGGAATTTAAAAATGCCTATTTGCTGGATCCGGATGGTTACAGCATCGTCCTTGGCGCAATGCGTATAGTAGATCCTAGTCGAGTTACAGGTATCTAA
- a CDS encoding 8-oxo-dGTP diphosphatase, with protein MEQIVQHKLYTVCLIVNGDRILLMNRKHDDYSGYIAPGGRVEFFESPIEGAIREVKEETGLMVKNLKYKGLAEYINPFKPERYMIFNYITSDFNGELLPDHKEGKSEWIHINELDSVPMQDSFRRRLPLFFDDCTFEIHTTWKENRQYDEVIRRT; from the coding sequence TTGGAGCAAATTGTTCAACACAAATTATATACTGTTTGTTTGATTGTAAATGGCGATAGAATCTTGTTAATGAACCGCAAACATGATGATTACAGTGGTTATATCGCACCTGGAGGACGCGTTGAGTTCTTCGAGAGTCCAATCGAAGGGGCAATTAGAGAGGTTAAAGAGGAAACTGGATTAATGGTTAAAAATTTAAAGTATAAAGGACTCGCAGAGTACATTAACCCTTTCAAGCCAGAACGGTACATGATTTTTAATTATATAACATCGGATTTTAATGGCGAACTATTACCTGACCATAAAGAAGGTAAATCGGAGTGGATTCATATCAATGAATTGGACTCGGTTCCTATGCAAGATTCATTTAGAAGAAGGCTGCCGCTTTTTTTCGATGATTGTACATTTGAAATTCATACGACTTGGAAAGAAAATCGACAATACGATGAAGTTATAAGAAGAACATAG
- a CDS encoding DUF3977 family protein — MKYIEVGIGNTWIVRTETELEDGSEVEQKGIIKPIIFYSIYLRLWIGKTVFIWDSKEGIKKTAKPRNTFKLILGLTSYLADDDVKPSSG; from the coding sequence TTGAAATATATCGAAGTAGGAATAGGAAATACATGGATTGTTAGAACGGAAACCGAGTTGGAGGATGGGTCTGAGGTTGAGCAAAAGGGTATTATAAAGCCTATTATATTTTACTCTATCTATCTAAGATTATGGATTGGAAAAACCGTTTTCATTTGGGATTCAAAAGAAGGTATCAAAAAAACGGCCAAACCACGAAATACATTTAAACTTATACTGGGGTTAACAAGTTATCTAGCCGATGATGATGTTAAACCTAGTAGTGGTTAA
- a CDS encoding 8-oxo-dGTP diphosphatase yields the protein MNLNHELFTMCMILKNDKVLLINRPNKLGFPGYIAPGGKVDYPESIVDGAIREVREETGLIIKNIIYKGLAEYCEPKTGLRSMVFNYLATSFEGELLQNPPEGELLWIEREKAIELPMQDWFKSRFPLFFKQGTFEISSIWDKDNNLTIGKTEKHYLEVEFEEAGSIS from the coding sequence ATGAATCTGAACCATGAACTTTTTACAATGTGCATGATTTTGAAAAATGATAAAGTTCTCTTAATTAATCGACCCAATAAATTGGGCTTTCCAGGTTACATCGCTCCTGGAGGAAAAGTTGATTATCCAGAAAGTATAGTTGATGGAGCAATACGTGAAGTAAGAGAAGAAACAGGTCTAATTATCAAAAACATTATATATAAAGGATTAGCGGAATATTGTGAACCAAAAACCGGACTGAGGTCAATGGTATTTAATTACTTAGCTACTTCGTTTGAAGGAGAGTTATTACAAAACCCACCTGAAGGAGAATTGCTTTGGATAGAAAGGGAGAAGGCAATAGAATTGCCAATGCAAGACTGGTTTAAGAGCAGATTTCCATTATTCTTTAAACAAGGAACTTTTGAAATAAGTTCAATTTGGGATAAAGACAATAATTTAACAATAGGGAAAACTGAGAAACATTATTTAGAGGTTGAGTTCGAAGAAGCCGGCTCAATTAGCTGA
- a CDS encoding cupin domain-containing protein, protein MNYVGYMYPYPYYVNMPIYNYVRQPLYWVIPQEIEHTNLFGHRQSSNKESRIELKDFGRAPFVVNINEATKQNGTFRTAIWTGNNLQVTAMSINVGEDIGLEVHPTVDQFLRIEEGQGIVRMGDTKDNLNFEKRVYDGYAIMVPAGKWHNVINTGNKPLKLYSIYAPPQHPFGTVHKTKADAMAAE, encoded by the coding sequence ATGAACTACGTTGGATATATGTATCCATATCCATACTACGTTAACATGCCAATTTATAACTATGTAAGACAGCCTCTATACTGGGTGATTCCACAAGAAATTGAGCATACAAACCTATTTGGTCATCGGCAGTCATCAAACAAGGAGAGTAGAATTGAGTTAAAAGATTTTGGAAGAGCACCATTTGTTGTGAATATTAACGAGGCTACAAAGCAAAACGGTACATTTCGCACTGCCATATGGACAGGAAATAACTTACAAGTTACTGCGATGAGTATTAATGTTGGAGAAGACATCGGTTTAGAAGTTCACCCCACAGTTGACCAATTCTTGCGTATTGAAGAGGGGCAAGGTATAGTTCGCATGGGTGATACTAAAGATAATTTAAATTTTGAAAAAAGAGTTTATGATGGTTATGCAATCATGGTACCTGCGGGTAAATGGCATAATGTAATAAATACGGGTAATAAACCACTTAAACTTTATTCTATCTATGCCCCGCCTCAGCATCCATTTGGTACGGTTCATAAAACGAAAGCAGACGCAATGGCTGCTGAGTAA
- a CDS encoding galactokinase: MNDQFEQLFDSAQAQQLLDQMYGSEERERQIDRYRRCIEGYSAQYGNTESLKYFSAPGRTEIVGNHTDHNNGKVLAASIQLDTIAAAAAVGTGVISVISEGYPGMSIINLDDLEPQSGEGGTAALIRGIAHGFQQHGYQIGGFNANVSSNVLPASGLSSSASFEVLICQILSTFYNNGEMDAVMMSRIGKYAENLYWNKPSGMLDQMACSHGGMITIDFKEPAEPQIERIPGTFEAAGYSLVIVSTGGNHADLTKDYASIPNEMRAVAQAFGVEVCRDLTAEMIYGRLAELRETTGDRAVLRALHYLDENDRVGRQVEAIKAGEWQNVLKYITASGNSSWKWLQNIYQESVSREQGIALTLAITERYIDRLGNGACRVHGGGYAGVILAVLPHAAVAEYRELIGRTTGTELFKIRVREIGVICLNTLL; encoded by the coding sequence ACCGGAGGTGCATAGAAGGATACAGTGCGCAATATGGAAATACAGAGTCGTTGAAATACTTCAGTGCTCCAGGTCGCACAGAGATAGTCGGCAATCATACGGACCACAACAATGGAAAGGTGCTGGCGGCTAGTATTCAGTTAGATACGATTGCGGCTGCAGCAGCCGTGGGCACCGGAGTTATCTCCGTAATTTCCGAAGGGTATCCAGGCATGTCAATCATCAATCTAGATGATCTAGAACCTCAGTCAGGCGAGGGCGGGACGGCTGCTTTGATCCGCGGTATTGCACACGGTTTCCAGCAGCACGGGTACCAAATCGGCGGATTCAACGCTAACGTCAGCAGTAACGTGCTTCCGGCGTCAGGACTCAGCTCCTCTGCATCTTTCGAAGTTCTGATCTGCCAGATTCTAAGTACTTTTTATAACAACGGAGAGATGGATGCGGTCATGATGTCGCGCATTGGCAAGTATGCCGAAAATCTTTATTGGAACAAGCCATCAGGAATGCTAGACCAGATGGCCTGCTCGCACGGCGGTATGATCACAATCGACTTTAAGGAGCCGGCAGAGCCTCAGATCGAGCGTATTCCAGGCACCTTTGAAGCAGCAGGTTACAGCCTTGTTATCGTCAGCACCGGTGGTAACCACGCTGACCTGACGAAGGATTATGCATCAATTCCGAACGAGATGCGGGCGGTGGCTCAAGCCTTCGGTGTAGAGGTATGTCGCGATTTGACGGCAGAGATGATCTACGGCCGGCTCGCGGAACTCCGCGAAACTACCGGAGATCGAGCGGTGCTGAGGGCGCTCCATTACCTGGATGAAAATGACCGCGTCGGGCGGCAGGTAGAGGCAATTAAGGCAGGCGAGTGGCAGAACGTGCTGAAGTATATTACCGCTTCAGGTAATTCCTCATGGAAATGGCTGCAGAACATCTACCAAGAATCGGTGTCACGTGAACAGGGGATTGCGCTTACACTCGCCATTACCGAACGTTACATCGACCGGTTGGGCAACGGTGCCTGCAGAGTACACGGCGGCGGTTACGCCGGCGTCATTCTCGCCGTTCTGCCACATGCGGCGGTAGCGGAATACCGGGAACTAATCGGGCGTACGACTGGCACGGAACTGTTCAAGATCCGCGTACGCGAAATCGGAGTGATCTGCTTGAATACGCTCTTGTAG